Genomic window (Candidatus Woesearchaeota archaeon):
ACGCTTGAAGCAGACGCTGCAAAGCCCTTCTACGGATTAAAAATTGGAGATACGGTAAAGGGAGAGATTATTGATCTTACAGGCTACGAATTTAAGATAACAGGAGGTTCTGATAACTCAGGATTTCCTATGAGAAAAGACGTTGAAGGCCCCATTAAAAGAAAAATTCTCGCTCATGAAGGTGTTGGTATTAAACCTATCAGAAAACAATTCAACCCAAAAAGAAAAGGTCATCGCCGAATGAAGGGTATGCGACTAAGGAAAACAGTTGCGGGAAACACCGTTTATGAAAAAACAGCGCAACTCAACATGGTAATCACCAAAGCAGGAAAGCAACCACTTGATGCACCTGCTGAAGAACCCGCAAACGAAACACCTGCACAAGAAGCACAATAAGCATGGCAAAAAAGGAAAAAGAAATCATCCAACCCGAAGTGAATATCGGTTTTGTCGGACACGTAGACCACGGCAAAACCACACTTACCCAACAGCTCTCCGGTAAGTGGACTGACACCCACTCCGAAGAGCTCAAAAGAGGAATCACTATTCGTCTAGGCTATGCT
Coding sequences:
- a CDS encoding 30S ribosomal protein S6e; translated protein: MAELKLVLNDPKTGKSYQKTLEADAAKPFYGLKIGDTVKGEIIDLTGYEFKITGGSDNSGFPMRKDVEGPIKRKILAHEGVGIKPIRKQFNPKRKGHRRMKGMRLRKTVAGNTVYEKTAQLNMVITKAGKQPLDAPAEEPANETPAQEAQ